In the genome of Colwellia sp. PAMC 21821, the window ACCAAACCACGAGTAGTCGCTTTATTAGTATTAACCGCTCTAGTGGGTATGTGTTTATCTGTACCAGGCGTTATACCTTGGCATGTTTTGGTGCCTTCGATGATAGGTATTGGCTTTTTGTCATCGGCAGCTGCTGCGATTAATCACATTGTTGATGAGCGTATAGATAAGGAAATGGGGCGCACTTATAATCGACCATTACCCAATGGCAGGCTTACCGCACGCAGTGCTACGATTTTTGCTATTAGCCTAGCGGTAACAGGCTTTATAGTTTTATACACGTTAGTTAACCCGTTAACGGCTTGGCTAACGTTTTCCGGTCTAGTCGGTTACAGCTTTGTTTATACCATGTATTTAAAGCGAGCTACGCCGCAAAATATTACTATTGGCGGATTAGCCGGTGCTATTCCTCCTTTGTTGGGCTGGACCGCAATGACCAATGAAGTGCATCCGAATGCGTTGTTATTAGTATTACTGATATTTACTTGGACACCGCCTCATTTTTGGGCATTGGCGATACATCGTAAAGACGAGTACGCTAAGGTCAATATTCCAATGCTACCCGTAACGCATGGCGTAAGCTTTACCAAAACGCAGATTTTACTTTATACCGTTTTACTGTTTGTCGTGGGTTTACTGCCATATTTAGTCGGCATGAGTAATTGGTTATATTTGATTGGCGCGGTGGTGTTAAATTTAGTGTTTTTTGCCTACGCTTGGAAATTAAAATTTAATGCTGATGAAGAAACCGCAATGGATACCTTCAAGTTTTCTATTGTGCATTTAATGGCATTATTTATTATTCTTTTACTCGACCATTATCTTTTACCGGTAACAGGCTAATGAATAAAATTGTTACGCTGATTGTGGCATTAGGTGCGCTTGCAGCAGGTGTGATGTTATTTAGTCAGCTAAGTCAAAAAGCACCGGTTGAATTTGCCTTACACTATCAACAAGCAAGAGATATTAAAGCGTTTGAATTAACCGATCATCTTGGCGAAAAATTTAACAATGAGTCACTAAAAGGTCAGTGGAATTGGGTGTTTTTTGGTTATACATCGTGCCCAGATGTTTGCCCAACAACACTGCAAGAAATGAACTTTATCTATGATGATTTAAAAGCGATAGCCCCAAACAACCAAGTTTTATTGGTTTCTGTTGATCCAAAACGTGATACACAAGAAAAGCTCGCCAGTTATATTGGCTATTTTAATCCTGAGTTTAAGGCATTACATGGTGACCATGGTGCGTTATTTCCATTCGCGCGTAACTTAGGTTTAATGTATGCGATAACTGAACCTGATATAGCGCAGCAATCGAATAGTGATGCTATAGATAATCACGGAGCAACGGTGACCAACTACTTGGTTGATCACAGTGCTTCATTAGTCTTGATTAATCCTGCTGGCAAGGTAGAAGCTATTTTCAAACCAAAACAGGCGCTGGGTGAAGTTCCTGTGATTGAAGGTGATAGGCTCGTTAGTGATTTTGAAAAAATAGTCGCTTTGTATTGAGTTAAAGGTTAAGTGATAGAAAGATGATAGGTCTGCAGTACGTTAATATAGGCGAATGTTAACGCCTAAATGATGGTATAAATGACGTCCTACCATCTTAAATTAACGTACCGACTTATACCAAACAGACTACTGTATTGATCACCTTAAAATGGTCTACCTATTCAATTTCTGCGTTGTGTTCAATCCCAATAGCCTGCTATTAACCAATTATACGCCTTGAACTTTAAAAGTGATCTTCATTGAATGAAGATCAAAAATTCTCTTTGGTATTAATTATAGCGGATACCATTCACGATTTTCTTTGAGAATAAACCAAGGCTTTGAAAACCAATAATAGCGTCCAGGCTCACTAATGCTCGGTGCAGTGCAATTACATCTTACCCGGCCAGACGGTAGGGGTGCGCTAAAATCTATGGTAAACAAGTCATCACTTTGCCATTGAATTTTCTGACGGCCTAAGCCAGAGATATAACAATGCAATTGATCAGGCTCAAAGTCGTCAACAACAATATTAATACTGAATGAAGTAGACTCGCCTTGCTCAAAGATGGTTTGTTGATTTTTACCTTCAAGATGAATATTAAAGGGCAATGAATCGAGCTTATCTCGCAGGCTTGATAATTGGTCGTATGGTTGCGATGCAGGGAAACGCGGGATACTGGTTAGATCTGTATTTAAGCCAACAGGCCCTGATTGTTGTGAGAATGCGACAAAGTTATTTTCAAGTACCCACTGCTGAACTTCAGGACTAAATTCACCATAGGGGTAAGCGAAATATCGCCAGCTTTGGCCTGTTTCTGCTTCAATTATCTTTTCTGCTCGTAATAAAGACTCAGAGTTTTTAGCCAACCAAGCTTGGGTGGTCATACCCAAAGGTGTGCGTGCTAATGAATCATGGTGCATACCGTGATTAGCGATAATTACCCCGTCGTCTGCCATGGCTTTTAATTGCTGCCATGATAAAAAGTGTGACGTATTTTGCCCCACCATGCCCGGGTTTATAAAAATCGTAAAGGGAAAGCCGTGTTTATCTAAAATAGGCTTACCTTGAGTTAAAATGTCTATATAGGCATCGTCAAAGGTAATAACTACTGTTTTATCAGGTAAAGATTTCTTTTCCTTAATGGCATCCACTAACGTTGATAAAGCAATAACCTTAAAGTTGTTGTCTTGCAGAAACTGCATATGCTTATCAAATTGCTTGGGAGCAATACTGGTACTGGCCGGAGTGTCTTCGCTAACGTGATGGTACTGTAATATAACAGTGGAAAAACTGGTGAAATGTAGGCAATAGCACAATGCTGCCAACAGGCGATATTTCATGGTAATCTTCCTGCAAAATAGTAGACTTTAAACGCCTGCGTAAAATAACGTTTTTTCTTCTATAGATACAGTGCATTTACCCATAAAGGTCAGATTTTTTGAAATTTAATGATATAGAACGTCATAAGCAGCTATTTATACTGGCTTTGCCGATGATTTTATCCAATATTACTGCACCATTATTGGGTTTAGTTGATACCGCCGTTATTGGACATCTAGAATATTCCTATTATTTAGGCGGCAGCACGGTTGGGGCCATGATCATCACGGTCATCACTTGGCTGTGTGGGTTTTTACGCATGTCGACCACTGGGTTATCAGCGCAGGCATTTGGTCAAAGTAATAATGAGCTCAGTTTTTTAATTTTACTGCGCGGGATGATAGTTGCGTTCAGCGTAGGCTTAGTCGTTATTTTATTTCAAAATTTCTACCTGGATCTTGCGCTTTCTTTAGCGGGTGGGTCAGAACAAGTACAATTTTATGCCCGAGAGTATAGTGCTATTCGAGTTTGGGGCTTACCAGCAGCATTAGCTAATTTAGTGATTATGGGCTGGTTACTGGGTAATCATAAAGCGAAAGTGGTGATGTGGTTAATTATTGCCACCAACTTGATTAACTTAGGATTGGATTTACTGTTCGTTATTGGCTTTGCATGGCAAGTTAAGGGTGTAGCTATGGCGACGCTAATAGCAGAATACAGTGGCTTAGTCATCGGATTAGGTTTTGTATATAAAAACTTTAAGCAAAAGTTTATGGGGTTGTTCTCAGGCGTACAACAAATGTTTGATGCTGTGTTAGAGCGAGCAGCCTTATTAAGCTATTTTAAACTGAATCGAGATATCTTAATAAGAACGTTATGTTTAGAAATATGCTTTGTTTTTATGACCTTTCAAGGGGCGCGACTCGGTGATGATGTGATTGCTGCCAATGCCATATTAATGAATTTTTTAATGTTAATATCGTTCGGTTTAGATGGTATTGCCAATGCCGCAGAAGTGATGGTGGGTAAAGCAAAAGGAGAAAACAATCAAAAAAATATGTTTGTTAGTGTCAATATAGCGCTATTTTGGACAGGAATATTCGCACTCGCTTACAGCTTACTGTTTTATTTCGCGGGCAACTATTTCATTCTAACTATCTCGAATATAACCGCCGTAGTTGACTACGCGCAAAAATATCTTTTTTGGATTGTAGCGCTGCCGTTACTGGCCTGTTGGTGTTACTTATATGACGGTGTTTATGTAGGGTTGATGCAGGCACATATTATGAGAAACAGCATGCTTATTGCGACATTTGGCTGTTTTTTTCCAGTGTGGTGGTTATTACAAGACTATGGTAATCATGGTTTGTGGGCTGCATTTTCTGTATTTATGCTTGCGCGTGGGGTTACGTTAGCTTGGCACTATCAACGAAATAAACATGCTTTTTAAGGGGGTTAAGGTTTTTTGAGGTTTGTCTATTAAGGTTTAGTACGATTAAAAATATGGTACAAACGATTGGCAAATAATCCGACGTAACCATAAATAGCAAACAAGCCGCCTATTGCAAGAAATACAATGCCAATAATCTGCCAAATATGGCTTTGATAAAGTCCTAAAAATATAAAGCAGGCACCGATAGAAAAAAGGCCAAGTCCTCTGAGAAAACGCTGCATACTGCGTTGAGGATCTTGGCCAAGTTTTTCTAATAATGACATTGCTAACTTACGCTAAATTTAGCTTAGTAATATGAGTGCTCACCACGTTCGTGTTCAGTCATATCTTTAACACCTTTAATTTCATCGCCCATCATGTCGATTAATTGCTTTTCAATGCCGTCTTTAACCGTTACATCAATTTGTGCACAACCGTTACAGCCGCCACCGAATTGTAATACAGCATAACCGTCTTCAGTGATTTCCATTAGCGTACATTCGCCGCCATGGCCAGCAAGTTGTGGGTTTACTTCAGCTTTTAAGAAGTAATCAACACGCTCAAATAATGGCGCGTCATCACCAACTTTACGTAACTTCGCGTTTGGTGCTTTTAGCGTTAACTGTGAACCCATTTGGTCAGTGGTAAAATCAATTTCCGCTTCTTCTAAATACATTTTACTGTCAGCATCGATGTAAGCCGAAAAATTTTCGAACTTTAGTTCAATGTCATCAGCTTCTACAGCGTCAGCTGGACAGTACGATACACCACATTCTGCGCTTGCTGTACCCGGGTTTACAACAAATACGCGGATACTAGTACCTTCAGCTTGACCAGAAAGTAGTTTTACAAAATGTTCTTGTGCAGTTTCTGAAATGTTAACCATCATACTATTTTACTCTCAATACTGGTGTTGAATTTTCTACTGGGATTGAATATTTCAATACCCGACTATTTTACTCAAGTATAACCATTTTACTCTTCTCTGTCATTTGGTGCTAGTACTAGATGGCATAATTTATATACACATAATATGAAAAGCTAAAAACTGAGCAGATAAATTGCTTATTGTGGCAAGATAACTAGTTCAAATGCCATAATTTTGTTATTTTATCAGATAATCAAATAAGGAAAGCTTGTATGTTGTTATCGCTGTATCGAATTGTAATATTTTGTTTAATAAGTGCCTCGTTTACTGTTTTAGGCGCTAATGTCAGCACATATTTACCTAATGGTAGCGTTTATAATAAGCAAGTACCGACGCCAGAATCTACATTGGGTTTTGGCATAGGAGAACGTCATCCTCGTCATGACCAAGTACTAAATTACTTACAGCAAGTAGCGGCGTCTTCAACTCGCGTTAACATTGAAGAAATGGGACGAACAACACAATTTCGCTCGCAAGTTTTACTTACCATCTCGAGCCCTGAGAACCTTAAAAATATTGATGAAATATTATCACGACGCTCAGATATAAACACTTCAGCTAAAGATCCGATTGTGGTGTGGTTAGGCTATAGTGTTCATGGTGACGAAATTAGTGGTACCAATGCCGCTATGGTGGTTGCCTACCATTTAGCTGCCTCGCAAGACAAAGCCGTTACCGACCTGCTCAACGATACCATTATTGTGATCGAGCCGAGTATTAATCCTGATGGCATGGATAGGTTTGTAAATTGGGTGACGACTCATCGCGGCATCTCTGAAAATTCAGATCCAAACCATATTGAACATCATCAACAATGGCGCACCGGTCGCACTAACCATTTTGGTTTTGACTTAAATCGCGATTGGCTACTATTGTCGCAAAAAGAGAGTCAAAATCGCCTGCCTTATTTTCATCAATATCAACCTAATGTATTAGGTGACTTCCATGAAATGGGTGCAAACGGTAGTTATTTTTTTCAGCCAGGCATACCCACGCGCACTCATCCTTTGACTCCGGCTAAAAACACTGAATTAACGAAGTTATTAGCAACCTATCATGCCAAAGCGCTTGATGCTAAAGATCGCTTATATTACAGCGAAGAAAGTTTCGATGACTTTTATTATGGTAAAGGTTCAACCTACCCAGATATTAATGGTGGTATTGGTGTGTTGTTTGAACAAGCGAGCAGTCGCGGCCTTCAACAAGATACTATTAATGGTTTATTAACGTTTGAGTATGGAATTCAAAACCATGTATTAACGTCTTTATCAACCATTGAGGGAGCGTGGAAAAACCAAGATAAATTCAAAAACTATCGGAAAGACTTCTTTAAACAAGCTGAAAAACAAGCCAGTGATGAAAACTTTAACGGTTATATTTTTACTGAAGTTGCAGATAATTATCGCCTACAAGTTTTCTTAAGTAAGTTGCAGCAACATCAAATTAAAGTATACCCACTTAAGCAAGATTACAAGATTCATGAGCGAAAATATATTGCCAAGCACAGTTATTATATTCCGTTAGCGCAGCCGCAATATCGCTTGATTAAAGCACTATTTAATCAACAAAAAAACTTTCAAGATAATACATTTTATGATGTCTCAGGTTGGACATTACCACTGGCAATGAATATAAAATTTGCTCAGGTTGGCAGCACTTGGGGATTGAAAACTCAGGATGAACCTTGGCAACCAAATACAGAAGCAATCACCGAAGTAAGTGATACGGCTTACGCCTACGCATTTGAGTGGCATGACTTTTTAGCGCCTAAACTGTTAAACAAAATAACCAAAGCTGAGATCAAAGCAAAAGTAGCCACTAAAGTCTTTTCAGCGACAGTAAATGGCGAAGTTAAAACTTTTAATCAAGGTACTATCATTGTACCTGCGGGTATTCAAACGCAAGATAACTGGCGAAGTATCCTGACTGAGTTGGCCGCTAAGAACCAAATACCGCTGAACGCGCTAGATACTGGCTTAACCGCAAAAGGCATTGATATTGGCAGTAACTCATTCCGCTTGGTTTCAGCACCTAAAGTATTATTAGTTGGTGGCAAGGGCGTATCACAATATGAAGCAGGAGAAATGCTTTACTACCTTGATAACCTGCTAGAAATACCTGTTAGCGTAATTGAAATGCAAAGGTTAGCGGCAATTGATTTAGCAGACTACAGTCATATTATTATGGTTGATGGTAAGTATGCTGCGCTAAATACTGAGGTACTGGGTAAATTTAAATCATGGTTAGTCAATGGTGGGGTAATCTTTGGTCAAAAACGCGCGGCTCAATGGTTATCAGCAAATGAATTACTAAAAATTGATTTTGTTAGAAAAGATCATATTGACCAACTGTTTGATACCGTGAAATTAACTTACGCTGATAAAGAGCAACTCTCCGCTAGAAAACGTATCGCAGGCGCTATTTTTCAAGCTGAATTAGATATTAGTCACCCACTTGCTTATGGTTACCAGCAAATTGAATTGCCGGTATTTCGCAATAGCACTGTGATTATGGAGCAAACAGTGAAACCATTTATTACTGTAGCGAAATACAGCCAAGCACCTTTGCTCAGTGGTTATGCAGATCAAAATTTGGTTAATCGTTTAGCGAACAACCCAACGCTTGTTGCGCATAATGTTGGTAAAGGTCGCGTTATTGCTAGCACTGACGATTTAGTGTTTCGAGGTTACTTTTTAGGCAGTATGAAAGTCATTGCTAACAGCCTATTTTTTGCTAAAGCATTTAGCGCCAATTTAGCTGAATAGCTGAATAGCTCGATAGTTATTAGTTGGGAATAGCCAAACAAATACTGAGGAGTGTAATGCTTTGCACTCCGTTTTTTTTCAATAGTTTACAAATTTCATTTGCGGTTGTGCCTGTGGTGACAACGTCATCAATCAAAATAACATTGGCTGGAAACTTTATCGCTGAATTTATGTTGAGACTAAAGGCATTATTCAAATTTTTCCGGCGCTCAATACCAGACTTTCCTACCTGACTTTCAGTCAATTTTTCACGAGTGACAAGCTCTGTTTGATATTCATACTGAAAATATTGAGCGAATTTTCGTGCAATAAGGTGCGCCTGATTAAACCCCCGCGTTTGCCACTTTTTTAAATGTAAGGGCACAGCCACGATAGAGGTGTTATCGGACGTAAAATTGACTATGTCGGCACTAAGATATTGCTGCCAATGATTAATCAGTAAATAACTGAGTAACTCAGCCAATTCTGTTTTATGTTGATATTTTAATTGGCTAATCCAAGTATCGAAAGGCCAAATATAGGGGGCGATGGCTAATAGATGATCAAAATGTTTTATCGGAATAAGTTTTGTAATGGCAGGCCAAGACAATAAATCATAAGGCACGTGTTGGTAATTAAAATAGGGTAAATCTGCTTGGCAGAATTGACAAAGCAATGGATGATTTTGGCAACTGCTGCCACATAAGCTACAGCAGCTTACTTTTAGTTGGATATTTTTAAACTGTTGGCGAAAAATTTGTTGTAAAGATAACATTATCTCGCGGTTGATCTTGCTGCTAAATTCCATTTTCAGCACCCTTTAGTTAAACTATGCGCATATCCGTTATCGAGCAAACGAAGCATGACAGAAAGCATGGCAGAAAGAATGAAAATAGCGAGCCAAGGTCAAGGCATACCCTTAGTATTTATTCATGGCTGGGGCCTCAACTCAGCTGTTTGGCAGCCTTGCTTAGCGCAATTACAAACTGATTTTGAAGTTATTACCGTTGATTTACCCGGCTTTGCTACAAATAACTTAGTTCAACTAGCACAATATTCGTTAGTCGAAATAGCGGACGCTATTATCGATGCGGTTGGTAAACCTGCGGTTTATATCGGTTGGTCTTTAGGCGGATTAGTCGCTAGCCAAATAGCCATTAAGCATCCAGAGCACGTGTTAGGGTTAATTACTGTCGCGAGTACGCCACAATTTATTGAACGAGATAATTGGCCGGGCATAAAAGCAAGTGTTTTGGCATTATTTCACCAGCAACTTGCTAAAGACACGACAAAAACCATCAGTAACTTCTTGAAAATACAGGCGATGGGCAGTCCGCATATTCGCCAAGATATTAAGACCATTCGTGACCTAGTGATGCAGCATGAACAACCCACGCGGCAAGTATTAGACGATTCATTAAGTTTATTAGAAACATCGAATCTGACTGAACAATTATCCGGTATTAATCTGCCATTTTTCAGACTTTACGGTAAATTGGATGGTTTAGTACCCAAGCAAGTTATTGCATTAATTGATGAGCTAGCACCCAACAGTCAGCGTTATGTATTTGAACAAGCGTCACATGCACCTTTTATATCTCATCAGGCAGAATTTTTAACTATAGTGAATCATTGGCTGACGGAACATGTGAACTAAAGAGTAAAGGTTTACTTTTTAGTGTTTTTGGTTAATAATTGAACAGGTAAATGCAAGTAACAGATTAGGAGAGTTTTATGGAAATTCAATCCGCTTTTAATGCTGGTGTTCAAGGTTTTCAAAAAGCCAGTGAGGATGCATATAAAGCTGCTGAAAATATAGCAACTAGTGTAGGCATAACTCCTGAGTCGTACGGTATCGGTCAAGATAATAATAATCAAATTTTGAATTCGGCGACACAGAATCCAGAGAACGCAGTAAACCTGACACAATCAGTGGTTGATTTACGGGTAGCAGAGTTTCAAGCAAAAGCGTCTGCGAACGTTATTGAATCTGCTGACGAAAATTTAGGTACACTATTGGACGTTCGAGTCTAGCCGTTATGAATATCACGCCACAAAGCAATCAGCTACCCGTACAAACTGCCGTAAATCTGCAGACCGATAGCTTGCGCCGCGATAATCAGCAAAGAGAAATCATTACAAAGCCAGAGCCGTCCAGTCAATCAGCTGCTGAAAAAGGCGTTGCCTCTGACAAAGAGCGTGGTCGTACGCCAGCACAAAATAATCAGCAAGTAGATTTCGCCAGTTTACGCAAGCAAGCGGAACTAGCAAATAATGTTATTGGCAACGGTACTGGTAATGGTACTGGCAATAATGAACGTTCAGGCCAAGGCTCTGAACAAGAAGCCAATAACCAAAATAGTGATGGCTCTGCTGAGTCAAAACAGGGACAAGAAGCGTCAAGTCGTACACAACAATCTACTAATGAAGAATTTGCAGAAAAACAAATTATTCGAAGTTTAGAAAGTCGTGATAAAGAAGTGCGTAATCATGAAAGAGCCCATGCATCCGTTGGTGGCTCACTTACCGGCGCACCGACTTATGCTTATGAAACGGGTCCAAATGGTAAAAAGTATGCCGTTGAAGGTGAAGTCTCTGTTGACTTAACCCCTGTACCTGGCGATCCACAAGAAACCATTGCGAAAATGAACAAAGTTCAGGCTGCTGCGTTAGCTCCTGCCAACCCATCATCACAAGATATACGGGTTGCTGCTACGGCGTCTAGCATTATCTTAGAGGCCCAAGCCGAGTTAGTTAATGCCAGTGTTGAAAATGAAGAGTCTAAACCTAAGCTAGGTAATTTATTTCGTGATAAAGAAGTGCTACTGCAAAGTGATGAGAGCCTTGAAAATAATGAAAGTAGCAAGGCTTTTGACC includes:
- a CDS encoding polysaccharide deacetylase family protein, with the translated sequence MKYRLLAALCYCLHFTSFSTVILQYHHVSEDTPASTSIAPKQFDKHMQFLQDNNFKVIALSTLVDAIKEKKSLPDKTVVITFDDAYIDILTQGKPILDKHGFPFTIFINPGMVGQNTSHFLSWQQLKAMADDGVIIANHGMHHDSLARTPLGMTTQAWLAKNSESLLRAEKIIEAETGQSWRYFAYPYGEFSPEVQQWVLENNFVAFSQQSGPVGLNTDLTSIPRFPASQPYDQLSSLRDKLDSLPFNIHLEGKNQQTIFEQGESTSFSINIVVDDFEPDQLHCYISGLGRQKIQWQSDDLFTIDFSAPLPSGRVRCNCTAPSISEPGRYYWFSKPWFILKENREWYPL
- a CDS encoding M14 family zinc carboxypeptidase, encoding MLLSLYRIVIFCLISASFTVLGANVSTYLPNGSVYNKQVPTPESTLGFGIGERHPRHDQVLNYLQQVAASSTRVNIEEMGRTTQFRSQVLLTISSPENLKNIDEILSRRSDINTSAKDPIVVWLGYSVHGDEISGTNAAMVVAYHLAASQDKAVTDLLNDTIIVIEPSINPDGMDRFVNWVTTHRGISENSDPNHIEHHQQWRTGRTNHFGFDLNRDWLLLSQKESQNRLPYFHQYQPNVLGDFHEMGANGSYFFQPGIPTRTHPLTPAKNTELTKLLATYHAKALDAKDRLYYSEESFDDFYYGKGSTYPDINGGIGVLFEQASSRGLQQDTINGLLTFEYGIQNHVLTSLSTIEGAWKNQDKFKNYRKDFFKQAEKQASDENFNGYIFTEVADNYRLQVFLSKLQQHQIKVYPLKQDYKIHERKYIAKHSYYIPLAQPQYRLIKALFNQQKNFQDNTFYDVSGWTLPLAMNIKFAQVGSTWGLKTQDEPWQPNTEAITEVSDTAYAYAFEWHDFLAPKLLNKITKAEIKAKVATKVFSATVNGEVKTFNQGTIIVPAGIQTQDNWRSILTELAAKNQIPLNALDTGLTAKGIDIGSNSFRLVSAPKVLLVGGKGVSQYEAGEMLYYLDNLLEIPVSVIEMQRLAAIDLADYSHIIMVDGKYAALNTEVLGKFKSWLVNGGVIFGQKRAAQWLSANELLKIDFVRKDHIDQLFDTVKLTYADKEQLSARKRIAGAIFQAELDISHPLAYGYQQIELPVFRNSTVIMEQTVKPFITVAKYSQAPLLSGYADQNLVNRLANNPTLVAHNVGKGRVIASTDDLVFRGYFLGSMKVIANSLFFAKAFSANLAE
- the cyoE gene encoding heme o synthase; its protein translation is MSQSNTVEASHSAPSTPIWRDYYEITKPRVVALLVLTALVGMCLSVPGVIPWHVLVPSMIGIGFLSSAAAAINHIVDERIDKEMGRTYNRPLPNGRLTARSATIFAISLAVTGFIVLYTLVNPLTAWLTFSGLVGYSFVYTMYLKRATPQNITIGGLAGAIPPLLGWTAMTNEVHPNALLLVLLIFTWTPPHFWALAIHRKDEYAKVNIPMLPVTHGVSFTKTQILLYTVLLFVVGLLPYLVGMSNWLYLIGAVVLNLVFFAYAWKLKFNADEETAMDTFKFSIVHLMALFIILLLDHYLLPVTG
- a CDS encoding SCO family protein; translation: MNKIVTLIVALGALAAGVMLFSQLSQKAPVEFALHYQQARDIKAFELTDHLGEKFNNESLKGQWNWVFFGYTSCPDVCPTTLQEMNFIYDDLKAIAPNNQVLLVSVDPKRDTQEKLASYIGYFNPEFKALHGDHGALFPFARNLGLMYAITEPDIAQQSNSDAIDNHGATVTNYLVDHSASLVLINPAGKVEAIFKPKQALGEVPVIEGDRLVSDFEKIVALY
- a CDS encoding ComF family protein, yielding MEFSSKINREIMLSLQQIFRQQFKNIQLKVSCCSLCGSSCQNHPLLCQFCQADLPYFNYQHVPYDLLSWPAITKLIPIKHFDHLLAIAPYIWPFDTWISQLKYQHKTELAELLSYLLINHWQQYLSADIVNFTSDNTSIVAVPLHLKKWQTRGFNQAHLIARKFAQYFQYEYQTELVTREKLTESQVGKSGIERRKNLNNAFSLNINSAIKFPANVILIDDVVTTGTTANEICKLLKKNGVQSITLLSICLAIPN
- the bioH gene encoding pimeloyl-ACP methyl ester esterase BioH; translation: MTESMAERMKIASQGQGIPLVFIHGWGLNSAVWQPCLAQLQTDFEVITVDLPGFATNNLVQLAQYSLVEIADAIIDAVGKPAVYIGWSLGGLVASQIAIKHPEHVLGLITVASTPQFIERDNWPGIKASVLALFHQQLAKDTTKTISNFLKIQAMGSPHIRQDIKTIRDLVMQHEQPTRQVLDDSLSLLETSNLTEQLSGINLPFFRLYGKLDGLVPKQVIALIDELAPNSQRYVFEQASHAPFISHQAEFLTIVNHWLTEHVN
- a CDS encoding putative metalloprotease CJM1_0395 family protein, encoding MNITPQSNQLPVQTAVNLQTDSLRRDNQQREIITKPEPSSQSAAEKGVASDKERGRTPAQNNQQVDFASLRKQAELANNVIGNGTGNGTGNNERSGQGSEQEANNQNSDGSAESKQGQEASSRTQQSTNEEFAEKQIIRSLESRDKEVRNHERAHASVGGSLTGAPTYAYETGPNGKKYAVEGEVSVDLTPVPGDPQETIAKMNKVQAAALAPANPSSQDIRVAATASSIILEAQAELVNASVENEESKPKLGNLFRDKEVLLQSDESLENNESSKAFDRQIAQTLSAQEAVAPSRPITVDQRAGRIEQFYSNINQAYEKSARHQFELTA
- the nfuA gene encoding Fe-S biogenesis protein NfuA → MVNISETAQEHFVKLLSGQAEGTSIRVFVVNPGTASAECGVSYCPADAVEADDIELKFENFSAYIDADSKMYLEEAEIDFTTDQMGSQLTLKAPNAKLRKVGDDAPLFERVDYFLKAEVNPQLAGHGGECTLMEITEDGYAVLQFGGGCNGCAQIDVTVKDGIEKQLIDMMGDEIKGVKDMTEHERGEHSYY
- a CDS encoding MATE family efflux transporter, which produces MKFNDIERHKQLFILALPMILSNITAPLLGLVDTAVIGHLEYSYYLGGSTVGAMIITVITWLCGFLRMSTTGLSAQAFGQSNNELSFLILLRGMIVAFSVGLVVILFQNFYLDLALSLAGGSEQVQFYAREYSAIRVWGLPAALANLVIMGWLLGNHKAKVVMWLIIATNLINLGLDLLFVIGFAWQVKGVAMATLIAEYSGLVIGLGFVYKNFKQKFMGLFSGVQQMFDAVLERAALLSYFKLNRDILIRTLCLEICFVFMTFQGARLGDDVIAANAILMNFLMLISFGLDGIANAAEVMVGKAKGENNQKNMFVSVNIALFWTGIFALAYSLLFYFAGNYFILTISNITAVVDYAQKYLFWIVALPLLACWCYLYDGVYVGLMQAHIMRNSMLIATFGCFFPVWWLLQDYGNHGLWAAFSVFMLARGVTLAWHYQRNKHAF